The following proteins come from a genomic window of Thermoproteus sp.:
- a CDS encoding TFIIB-type zinc ribbon-containing protein, which translates to MNCPYCGSRRVVVSSGEYVCADCGSVLGPVLYVPRAKLPLYDSAVKKLSIKILLYELNKEVTSTPVGVNQKEKIKRYIETLSKDLEAPKEVLLEAFKVVESIDRRKIQGKNPRVLAAAIFYLVSNRRRLIYDKDAIAKRLGVSKLSVRDAATFLRRICKDLR; encoded by the coding sequence ATGAATTGTCCTTATTGCGGCTCTAGGAGGGTTGTTGTATCTAGTGGCGAATATGTATGTGCCGATTGTGGTAGCGTCTTGGGCCCTGTCCTATATGTGCCCCGCGCCAAACTTCCTCTATACGACAGCGCCGTCAAGAAGTTGTCAATAAAAATACTACTATATGAATTAAATAAAGAGGTCACATCGACCCCCGTTGGAGTAAATCAAAAGGAAAAAATAAAGAGATATATAGAGACTCTATCTAAAGATTTAGAGGCGCCTAAAGAAGTCCTTTTAGAGGCCTTTAAGGTCGTAGAGTCTATAGATAGGCGGAAAATACAAGGGAAAAACCCGAGGGTGCTCGCCGCGGCTATATTCTACTTGGTGTCTAATAGGCGTAGGCTGATATATGATAAGGACGCCATAGCTAAGAGACTGGGCGTAAGTAAATTGAGCGTAAGGGACGCCGCCACGTTTTTGAGGAGGATATGCAAGGATCTGCGTTAA
- a CDS encoding DNA-directed RNA polymerase, which yields MLLKEVVRDVVDLERPLKRLLMEGDAEAELELPLDMLNISINKNSSILVNIDKNKDDDYKNKYDIYMWGILYYKNNNISYISIGGLIFKIKIDLPFNVGDKIYIGLKLTS from the coding sequence ATGCTGTTAAAAGAAGTAGTTAGGGACGTAGTCGATCTAGAGAGGCCGCTAAAGAGGCTCCTTATGGAGGGCGATGCCGAGGCTGAGTTAGAACTCCCACTAGATATGTTAAATATAAGTATAAATAAAAATAGTAGTATTTTAGTTAATATAGATAAAAATAAAGATGATGATTATAAAAATAAATATGATATTTATATGTGGGGTATATTATACTACAAAAATAATAATATATCATATATATCTATTGGTGGTCTCATATTTAAAATTAAAATAGATTTGCCATTTAATGTAGGTGACAAAATATATATTGGGTTAAAGCTTACTTCTTAA
- a CDS encoding Lsm family RNA-binding protein translates to MSVLAEANKRFVAEINNLLGKEVIVGLSNGDEYKGTLHAIDSQLNIILLNVTTKSGNKYTKSILISRYIIYINAVEKEIDLRGFAKYAEKYFPGMVRYVEESNVVLISDKVRVSEIGIEGSGPLAERVKQIYEEFMRRQRSE, encoded by the coding sequence ATGTCGGTGTTGGCTGAAGCCAACAAGAGATTTGTCGCCGAGATAAATAATCTATTAGGCAAAGAGGTAATAGTAGGACTCTCCAACGGAGATGAATATAAAGGAACTCTCCATGCGATCGACAGCCAGCTAAATATAATATTGCTAAATGTTACAACAAAATCTGGGAATAAATATACTAAATCTATTTTGATCTCTAGGTATATCATATATATAAATGCTGTGGAGAAAGAAATAGATCTAAGAGGCTTCGCCAAATACGCCGAGAAGTACTTCCCCGGAATGGTGAGGTATGTAGAGGAATCCAACGTAGTGCTCATAAGCGATAAGGTGAGGGTGAGCGAAATAGGCATAGAGGGGTCGGGCCCGCTTGCCGAGAGGGTTAAACAGATATATGAAGAATTTATGAGGAGGCAACGCTCCGAATGA
- the tgtA gene encoding tRNA guanosine(15) transglycosylase TgtA: MSFEVAAKDLLGRVGKLYTKSGVLETPTIFPVVDPKKQELSLNIIKKYFNNIITNSYFIYSIYKKPVDAKRILGWSGILMTDSGAYQILQYGVIDIRPEDILKYQSDIGSDIGVMLDLPMDSEESYFSASIKVEETLRRALAAIEMREQLGGMLLVGPIQGGTHRDLLVRSARFMSRLPFDIYAIGSPTTLLEEYRFDEIIDMVLTAKLHMGREAPLHLFGAGHPLILPFAVAVGVDLFDSASYILYARDDRIMLRDRTVRLEDVKTDYLPCSTKLCEIPVEELKEMPKIDRTLLIAEHNLAVLREEILEIRQRIYEGTLWEYLEEKARAHKSLYNALKRMKKYVKLIEEYDPATHPMPSGLLFFGDTADSRPEPYRHRARIKYNYEAPEKPIAIFLKVYFKPYNKSWEYIFINKILNNYRKYIHILFVDDIFGVVPEEVAEVYPLSQHESWGAVEALYDDIAGLLKKYKYIIAYGIYIGGKNVINLDRLDNLDRIVKDIIYSSEILPS, from the coding sequence ATGAGCTTTGAGGTAGCCGCGAAGGACCTTCTGGGGAGGGTTGGAAAGCTCTATACGAAATCTGGCGTCCTAGAGACGCCTACAATATTTCCAGTAGTAGACCCCAAAAAACAAGAGTTATCACTAAATATAATAAAGAAATATTTTAATAACATTATAACAAATTCATATTTTATTTATAGTATATATAAGAAGCCGGTAGACGCAAAGAGGATATTGGGCTGGAGCGGCATCTTGATGACGGACTCAGGCGCATATCAGATACTCCAATACGGCGTTATAGACATAAGGCCTGAAGACATCTTGAAGTACCAATCAGATATAGGTAGCGACATAGGGGTCATGTTGGACCTCCCCATGGACTCCGAGGAGTCGTACTTCTCGGCGTCGATAAAGGTGGAGGAGACTCTCAGAAGGGCCCTCGCGGCCATCGAGATGCGCGAACAGCTGGGCGGCATGTTGTTGGTGGGCCCAATACAGGGAGGGACACATAGAGACCTCCTCGTTAGATCCGCCAGATTTATGTCTAGACTGCCCTTCGATATATACGCTATAGGTAGCCCCACCACCCTACTTGAAGAATATAGATTCGATGAGATTATCGATATGGTGCTGACGGCGAAGCTCCATATGGGCCGCGAGGCGCCTCTACATCTATTCGGCGCCGGCCACCCGTTAATTCTGCCCTTCGCCGTAGCCGTCGGCGTTGACCTCTTCGACAGTGCCTCGTACATATTATACGCCAGAGACGACAGAATCATGTTGAGAGACAGGACCGTCAGGCTCGAAGACGTAAAGACCGACTATCTGCCTTGTAGCACTAAGCTCTGCGAGATTCCAGTCGAAGAGCTCAAAGAAATGCCGAAGATAGACAGAACTCTGCTAATAGCCGAGCACAACTTGGCCGTGCTCAGAGAAGAAATTCTAGAAATAAGGCAGAGGATATACGAGGGAACGCTTTGGGAGTACCTAGAAGAAAAGGCGCGTGCCCACAAGTCCCTCTACAATGCGCTCAAGAGGATGAAGAAATACGTCAAGTTGATTGAGGAATACGACCCGGCGACACACCCCATGCCAAGCGGCCTCTTGTTTTTCGGCGATACGGCTGATTCCAGGCCCGAGCCCTATAGACATAGGGCGAGGATAAAATACAACTACGAGGCGCCCGAGAAGCCAATTGCAATATTTTTAAAGGTATACTTCAAGCCATATAATAAATCTTGGGAATATATTTTCATAAATAAAATATTAAATAATTATAGAAAATATATACATATTTTATTTGTAGATGATATATTCGGCGTGGTCCCCGAAGAGGTCGCGGAGGTCTATCCGCTATCTCAACATGAATCTTGGGGCGCAGTAGAGGCGCTATATGACGATATAGCCGGCCTCTTAAAGAAATACAAGTATATAATTGCTTACGGTATCTATATAGGCGGTAAAAATGTAATAAATCTAGATAGATTAGATAATTTAGATAGGATAGTAAAGGATATCATATATAGTAGCGAGATTCTTCCCTCCTAG
- a CDS encoding PAC2 family protein, with protein MKVIFNLLKPFAKEIFVTGFHGVGLVGHIAVKHLSRNCEIVGYVKYKKMPPVVAYEGDRLALQTEIFSCGRIAGVVNNYGLADDAIYDFVEALADWVVKSGFKLAVLFGGLDGRFRREPGDLLRVAYTSSYLKSGYPLGDFKRLEQGLQIVGPLGLLLSHFEMRDFPALVILPYADRPADPQAASVALEQFGKLFGISVDTADLKQLAEELEREYSEMRRQLEETRREESRYYI; from the coding sequence ATGAAAGTAATATTTAATTTATTAAAGCCGTTTGCTAAGGAGATATTCGTAACTGGATTTCACGGGGTAGGCCTCGTCGGCCATATTGCCGTTAAACATCTGTCTAGGAATTGCGAGATCGTCGGCTATGTGAAGTACAAAAAGATGCCGCCGGTAGTGGCCTATGAAGGCGATAGGTTGGCCCTACAGACCGAGATCTTCTCTTGCGGCAGGATAGCTGGCGTCGTCAACAACTACGGCCTCGCCGACGACGCGATTTACGACTTCGTCGAGGCTCTAGCCGATTGGGTTGTCAAGAGCGGATTTAAGCTGGCCGTACTTTTTGGAGGTCTTGACGGGCGGTTTAGGCGCGAGCCGGGAGACCTCCTCAGAGTCGCCTATACCTCCTCCTACCTAAAGTCAGGCTATCCGCTAGGAGATTTCAAGAGACTGGAGCAAGGACTCCAGATAGTAGGACCTCTGGGACTTCTGCTCTCTCATTTCGAGATGAGGGACTTCCCAGCGTTGGTGATTCTGCCCTACGCCGACAGGCCGGCCGACCCCCAAGCCGCAAGCGTGGCCCTTGAGCAGTTCGGTAAGCTGTTCGGGATATCGGTAGATACGGCGGACTTGAAACAGCTGGCCGAAGAGCTCGAGCGGGAGTACAGCGAGATGCGGCGCCAGTTGGAGGAGACTAGGAGGGAAGAATCTCGCTACTATATATGA
- a CDS encoding transcription factor — MLSAYLIIVERSVSFEFNSPEYGKLARKIVEMLYSRREQLSDDRIAILMNISTAEARRILQFLSRGNLIGVVKTTTPDYRTEYSWYVDDAVVANAIKKKIELVSSKLSLLVRALTEGTYYVCPNCHRRYSLDEELAYNGVCPICKVQLIYVNNIDEINKVTEIIEKLEKYESNI; from the coding sequence TTGTTGAGCGCATATTTGATTATAGTAGAGCGAAGCGTATCTTTTGAGTTCAACAGCCCTGAGTACGGCAAGTTGGCGCGGAAAATTGTGGAGATGTTATATTCGAGGAGGGAGCAGCTGTCAGACGATAGGATAGCGATATTGATGAATATATCTACAGCTGAGGCGCGGAGGATCCTCCAATTTCTATCTAGAGGGAATTTGATTGGGGTCGTGAAGACGACGACGCCCGACTATAGGACCGAGTATTCTTGGTATGTCGACGACGCCGTTGTGGCCAACGCCATAAAGAAGAAGATAGAGCTGGTGTCCAGCAAGTTGAGCCTTTTGGTGAGGGCGCTGACCGAGGGGACCTATTACGTATGTCCTAACTGCCATAGGCGCTACTCGTTGGACGAAGAGCTGGCGTATAACGGCGTCTGTCCTATATGTAAAGTACAACTTATTTATGTTAATAATATAGATGAAATAAACAAAGTTACTGAAATTATAGAAAAATTAGAGAAATATGAAAGTAATATTTAA
- the hflX gene encoding GTPase HflX, whose translation MTRSRALLAYVGPKDRRLDKKLAEFSALAEVAGYEPVGPVVQFGEQDSRFYLGRGKLEEVSKMDFDLFVAYHSLTPLQMYNLRRRLSVEVMDRVLLILKIFEKRAGSLESKLQIELASLKYQLPMVKEYLRRAKMGEQIGYMGAGEYAVDAYYRHMVSRISHIKRRLDKIRENRAGLMRRRRDFGVPEVVLTGYTSVGKTTLFNRLAAEHKYVDGRPFATLDVYSRRINLWGKELVLTDTIGFIEDLPPVLIESFYSTLQVVADADLVLLLVDASDEDEELLRELQTSLDVLSTIGVYREKILPVLSKVDKIPISELPRKASIIRRYFDVFVPVSAVTGFGINTLKLLLFWKAPGYAIYEARPPIGGLVLDGKSYLPVRISEVKRFEDSAFTLYTELKRVL comes from the coding sequence ATGACGAGAAGTAGGGCGCTGTTGGCGTACGTAGGGCCTAAGGACAGGAGGCTCGATAAGAAGCTGGCCGAGTTCAGTGCCCTCGCCGAGGTCGCCGGCTACGAGCCTGTGGGCCCCGTCGTGCAGTTCGGCGAGCAGGACTCCCGTTTTTATTTGGGTAGGGGCAAATTGGAGGAGGTCTCTAAGATGGACTTCGATTTGTTTGTGGCGTACCACAGCCTCACTCCTCTACAGATGTACAACCTCAGGAGGCGGCTGAGCGTGGAGGTGATGGATAGGGTTTTGTTGATATTGAAGATCTTCGAGAAGAGGGCCGGTAGCTTGGAATCTAAACTGCAAATAGAGCTGGCTTCTCTTAAGTACCAACTGCCTATGGTTAAGGAGTATTTACGTAGGGCCAAGATGGGGGAGCAAATTGGGTATATGGGCGCCGGCGAGTACGCAGTGGACGCCTACTATAGGCATATGGTCAGTAGGATCTCCCATATAAAGAGGAGGCTCGACAAAATACGGGAGAACAGAGCTGGGCTTATGAGGAGGCGTAGGGACTTCGGCGTGCCTGAAGTTGTCCTGACTGGCTACACCAGTGTGGGCAAGACTACCCTCTTCAACAGGCTGGCTGCAGAGCATAAATATGTGGACGGGAGGCCCTTCGCTACTCTAGACGTATATTCAAGGCGCATCAACTTGTGGGGCAAAGAGCTCGTGTTGACCGACACTATAGGCTTCATCGAGGACTTGCCGCCTGTCCTCATAGAGTCGTTTTACTCCACGTTGCAGGTGGTCGCCGATGCGGATCTAGTCTTGTTGTTGGTCGACGCCTCTGATGAGGACGAGGAGCTTTTGAGGGAGCTCCAGACCTCTCTAGACGTCCTCTCCACAATAGGCGTATATAGAGAGAAGATACTGCCCGTGTTGAGCAAAGTAGACAAAATACCTATATCCGAACTGCCGCGTAAGGCGTCGATCATCAGGAGGTATTTCGACGTCTTTGTGCCTGTGTCCGCCGTCACGGGCTTTGGCATAAATACGCTTAAACTGCTTCTGTTCTGGAAGGCCCCGGGATACGCCATCTACGAGGCGAGGCCGCCCATAGGGGGGCTCGTGTTGGACGGGAAGTCGTACCTCCCTGTGAGGATTAGCGAGGTCAAGCGGTTCGAGGACTCGGCTTTTACTTTATATACCGAGCTGAAGAGGGTCTTGTGA
- a CDS encoding multiprotein bridging factor aMBF1, whose protein sequence is MQYCDICGAPIEGQPYVIKLDNAVLHVCRRCAATYGAVPITEQQQQKRASPPPPRRVQPPPPRRAVERYEVVEEYAEVIRRARESLGLSREALASYIGVKESILRRIESGQLVPDVQLARKLERALGVKLLVPTQQAEEGTGAPARRELTLGDVAEVRDDEK, encoded by the coding sequence ATGCAATATTGCGATATCTGCGGGGCTCCGATTGAGGGCCAGCCGTACGTCATAAAGCTAGACAACGCCGTGCTTCACGTGTGTAGGCGTTGCGCCGCGACCTATGGGGCCGTTCCCATTACGGAACAACAACAGCAGAAACGGGCCTCGCCTCCGCCGCCGAGGCGCGTCCAGCCGCCTCCTCCTAGGAGGGCTGTGGAGCGCTATGAGGTCGTAGAGGAGTATGCTGAGGTGATAAGGAGGGCGAGGGAGTCCTTGGGTTTGAGTAGGGAGGCTCTCGCCTCTTATATAGGCGTGAAGGAGAGCATATTGAGGCGTATCGAGAGTGGGCAGTTGGTCCCCGATGTCCAGCTGGCGAGGAAATTAGAGAGGGCCCTCGGCGTCAAGTTGCTAGTCCCCACGCAACAGGCTGAGGAGGGCACGGGTGCTCCTGCCAGGAGGGAGTTGACTTTAGGCGATGTAGCTGAGGTCAGGGATGACGAGAAGTAG
- a CDS encoding PUA domain-containing protein has translation MTPEEQAYGLLTYIYGHKNIKIDKNKIVVKYNKSKRIKYIYYGDKPIFAYRNNDGYLLPLADAARYLKAPYVVVDGETAKFVAQGRSVPAKFIKGHSKGVRPNEEVLIVAEDGTPTAIGRLIYSIRELSLGRGYAVKPRVIISNLDKPEP, from the coding sequence ATGACTCCCGAAGAGCAAGCATACGGCCTGCTGACTTATATATATGGGCACAAAAATATAAAAATAGATAAAAATAAAATTGTAGTTAAATACAATAAATCTAAAAGGATAAAATATATATATTATGGAGATAAGCCGATATTCGCGTATAGAAATAACGACGGCTACCTGCTACCTCTAGCAGACGCCGCGAGGTACCTAAAGGCGCCCTACGTGGTAGTAGACGGCGAGACCGCTAAGTTCGTGGCCCAAGGCCGGAGCGTGCCGGCCAAATTCATCAAGGGACACTCAAAGGGCGTGAGGCCAAACGAAGAAGTCCTCATAGTCGCGGAGGACGGAACGCCGACCGCTATAGGCCGACTCATATATAGCATAAGGGAGTTAAGCCTCGGCAGAGGCTACGCCGTAAAGCCGAGAGTTATCATCTCGAATTTGGATAAGCCAGAGCCCTAA
- a CDS encoding S16 family serine protease: MNKAVLLLAVLLAVATALAAVLAPLKPGQSLNVVGTATINALAVSSSGGGAVVPIEITLLSPGNGRVYVAGVPEAGEGFGPSAQVALYVAARLAGSPAANYTALVRVESLEASVGGPSASGYITAAMFALMKGLPIRNDTAMTGIILPDGTIGWVGGVGDKVAAAAQNGIKYVLVPLGEQGQASGVSGVKVIPIATVQQAIYYLTGYNVTLPYGPSSLNATVFNETSRYLYQQVLSIYKNATGASAGAYVNMSALSSLASEGQYYTAASLLYSGLYNYYSAQISNGALSAGALYRQALSLAKSYEEAVREVPITSNNLGVIIGIYERIYQIYQEANSSSPDAALMYTRAVTLPPWINAARALAYGRVINESSLQDMTETYLEYAYVMYSYVISTYGNQLPSDLVNELQQSFQLAQDLYSSGHYLASLAASLDTISLSENALAAPGADSLAPVERQTALENIYRAAACGSPNILPLSYIQFGDYYLGKDNVEALYMYEEASMYAAAIGDILCSGNATYVITKAPANMSALAPPPVVSPATTPSGTTVNYIISIVLIIFVVSVVIISIKKR; encoded by the coding sequence ATGAACAAAGCCGTGCTCCTACTGGCCGTGCTTCTAGCTGTCGCTACCGCGCTGGCGGCAGTCTTGGCGCCTCTCAAGCCGGGACAGAGCCTCAACGTGGTGGGGACCGCCACGATAAATGCACTTGCGGTTAGTTCGAGCGGCGGAGGGGCCGTCGTGCCGATAGAGATCACATTGTTATCGCCAGGCAACGGGAGAGTCTACGTGGCCGGCGTGCCCGAGGCGGGGGAGGGCTTCGGGCCCTCTGCCCAAGTGGCGCTCTATGTGGCCGCCAGGCTGGCCGGCTCCCCCGCGGCCAACTACACCGCCTTGGTCAGAGTTGAAAGTCTTGAGGCGAGCGTCGGCGGGCCCTCGGCGAGCGGCTACATAACCGCCGCAATGTTCGCGTTGATGAAAGGGCTACCCATTAGGAACGATACGGCCATGACAGGGATAATCCTGCCCGACGGGACTATCGGGTGGGTGGGCGGAGTGGGCGACAAGGTCGCGGCGGCCGCCCAGAACGGGATAAAATATGTATTGGTGCCTCTAGGCGAGCAAGGACAGGCGAGCGGCGTGAGCGGCGTCAAGGTTATACCCATAGCGACAGTCCAACAGGCGATATACTACCTCACGGGCTACAACGTGACCCTCCCCTACGGCCCCTCGTCCCTAAACGCGACGGTCTTCAACGAGACATCTAGATACCTATATCAACAAGTCCTGTCTATTTACAAAAACGCCACGGGCGCCTCGGCGGGCGCCTACGTCAACATGAGTGCACTCTCGTCGCTCGCAAGCGAGGGGCAGTACTACACCGCGGCGTCCTTGCTGTATAGCGGTCTCTATAATTACTACTCGGCGCAGATATCCAACGGCGCCTTGAGCGCAGGAGCCCTCTATAGACAGGCGTTGAGCCTTGCCAAAAGCTACGAGGAGGCCGTTAGGGAGGTCCCCATCACTTCCAACAACCTAGGCGTCATAATAGGCATATATGAGAGGATATATCAAATATATCAGGAGGCCAACTCCTCCAGCCCCGACGCGGCGTTGATGTACACGCGGGCGGTCACTTTACCTCCGTGGATAAATGCGGCGAGGGCGCTGGCTTACGGCCGCGTGATCAACGAGAGCTCCCTACAGGACATGACGGAGACCTATTTGGAGTATGCCTATGTGATGTACTCATATGTCATATCGACCTACGGGAACCAGTTGCCGTCAGATCTCGTCAACGAGCTACAACAGAGCTTCCAACTGGCCCAAGACCTATATTCGAGCGGACACTACCTGGCCTCGCTGGCGGCGTCTCTAGACACCATATCGCTCTCCGAAAACGCCCTGGCCGCTCCTGGAGCCGACAGCTTGGCCCCAGTGGAGCGGCAGACGGCGCTGGAGAACATATATAGGGCGGCCGCCTGCGGCTCCCCCAACATATTGCCTCTAAGCTATATCCAATTCGGCGACTATTACCTCGGCAAGGACAATGTGGAGGCCCTCTACATGTACGAAGAGGCCTCCATGTATGCAGCGGCTATAGGCGACATATTGTGCTCCGGCAACGCCACTTACGTCATAACGAAGGCCCCCGCCAACATGTCGGCTTTAGCCCCTCCGCCTGTAGTCTCGCCGGCCACAACGCCGAGCGGCACTACGGTAAATTATATAATTTCTATAGTGCTTATAATATTTGTTGTGTCTGTAGTAATAATTTCTATAAAAAAGAGGTAA
- the cobB gene encoding NAD-dependent protein deacetylase, which translates to MEDLARALARSRRAVALTGAGISAESGIPTFRGPGGLWEKYRPEELATPEAFARDPALVWRWYKWRQEVIYRASPNPAHYALAELEKLGVLKAIITQNVDGLHAKAGSRRVLELHGNIWRLICTKCGAEMWAERPVEEIPPRCPRCGGLLRPGVVWFGEPLPHAVWEEAAALASSSDFMLVVGTSGVVYPAAYLPLVAKRSGALIAVIDPNETALDDLADFKIRGRAAEVLPKLVEGVKHVLRGGL; encoded by the coding sequence ATGGAAGACCTCGCGCGCGCCCTGGCGAGAAGTCGCCGGGCTGTGGCCCTCACGGGCGCCGGCATATCGGCCGAGTCGGGGATACCTACGTTCAGAGGCCCCGGAGGCCTTTGGGAGAAATACAGGCCCGAAGAGCTGGCGACGCCGGAGGCCTTCGCGAGGGATCCGGCTCTCGTGTGGAGGTGGTACAAATGGAGGCAGGAGGTGATATATAGAGCATCGCCCAATCCCGCCCATTACGCGCTGGCCGAGTTGGAGAAGCTCGGTGTGTTGAAGGCAATAATAACGCAGAACGTCGACGGCCTACACGCCAAGGCGGGCTCGCGGAGAGTTCTGGAGCTACATGGAAATATATGGCGCCTTATATGTACCAAATGTGGGGCCGAGATGTGGGCCGAGAGGCCCGTCGAGGAGATACCGCCGAGATGTCCCCGTTGCGGCGGCTTGTTGAGACCTGGCGTGGTGTGGTTCGGAGAGCCCCTCCCCCACGCCGTTTGGGAGGAGGCAGCGGCCCTCGCCTCCAGCTCCGACTTTATGTTGGTTGTCGGCACTTCGGGCGTCGTATATCCGGCGGCCTATCTGCCTCTTGTGGCCAAGAGGAGTGGAGCCTTGATAGCGGTGATAGACCCCAACGAGACCGCTCTGGACGACCTGGCCGACTTCAAGATACGCGGCAGGGCCGCGGAGGTCTTGCCGAAGCTCGTAGAGGGGGTGAAGCATGTCCTACGTGGTGGCCTTTGA
- a CDS encoding DUF123 domain-containing protein — translation MSYVVAFDCPDAVVRTKARRFALRAGLYAYVGSCGRSCAKRVARHLRRPAARRHWHVDYLPCGAVAVFVTRLREAELALRLLAVADYVKGFGSSDDRRAPSHLFLVGSLAELLDAISAPVDYKSGQAHLG, via the coding sequence ATGTCCTACGTGGTGGCCTTTGACTGTCCCGACGCGGTCGTTAGGACTAAGGCCAGGAGGTTCGCCTTGAGGGCAGGCCTTTACGCCTATGTGGGATCTTGCGGTAGGTCTTGCGCCAAGAGGGTCGCCAGACACTTAAGGAGGCCCGCGGCGAGGAGGCATTGGCACGTGGATTACCTGCCGTGCGGCGCCGTCGCCGTGTTTGTCACCCGGCTCAGGGAGGCGGAGCTGGCCTTGAGGCTTCTCGCCGTGGCCGATTACGTCAAGGGCTTCGGCTCTTCCGACGATAGGCGCGCGCCCTCCCATTTGTTCCTAGTGGGCTCGTTAGCCGAGCTTCTTGACGCGATATCTGCCCCCGTCGATTATAAGTCTGGCCAGGCCCACCTCGGCTAG
- a CDS encoding MBL fold metallo-hydrolase produces the protein MKPSRVGASWLVGRVSIDASEPLDVLYVLLTHHHPAHTAGLSKSAPRAVIANPFEAGMLIDGNRFRSYVRAVFKRAGAPDREVQQPKAAGRFARIAAGWVDLEEFSAQVLPCGSHSWGHTCFKLEEGIFVGDLGGWVANVDALRRSIALLRSLGNTPVYPSHDPVTTAAEYAEALEGKLRGLLRAYGECLREGVPYAMALCVHGGGDTLRLAEEGIAFAKYLAEVGLARLIIDGGRYRVKKLG, from the coding sequence GTGAAGCCTAGTCGCGTCGGCGCCTCCTGGCTTGTGGGGAGGGTCTCCATAGACGCGTCGGAGCCGTTGGACGTCCTCTACGTCTTGTTGACCCACCACCATCCCGCCCATACGGCAGGGCTCTCCAAGTCGGCCCCTAGAGCCGTCATCGCCAATCCCTTCGAGGCGGGCATGTTGATCGACGGGAATAGGTTTAGGAGCTACGTGAGGGCGGTCTTCAAGAGGGCGGGCGCGCCCGATAGGGAGGTGCAACAGCCTAAAGCCGCTGGACGTTTCGCCAGAATTGCGGCGGGCTGGGTCGATCTGGAGGAGTTCTCGGCACAAGTGTTGCCTTGCGGCTCCCACAGCTGGGGCCATACGTGCTTCAAGCTCGAAGAGGGGATCTTCGTGGGCGATCTGGGCGGCTGGGTCGCCAACGTCGACGCCCTCAGGCGGTCCATAGCCCTACTGCGCTCTCTAGGCAACACGCCGGTCTACCCCTCCCACGACCCCGTTACCACAGCCGCGGAATACGCCGAAGCGCTAGAGGGCAAATTGAGGGGGCTCTTGAGGGCCTACGGCGAGTGTCTACGCGAGGGCGTCCCCTACGCCATGGCCTTATGCGTCCACGGCGGCGGCGACACCTTGAGGCTTGCAGAAGAAGGCATAGCCTTCGCTAAATATCTAGCCGAGGTGGGCCTGGCCAGACTTATAATCGACGGGGGCAGATATCGCGTCAAGAAGCTCGGCTAA